The Chryseobacterium sp. 52 genome includes a region encoding these proteins:
- the rocD gene encoding ornithine--oxo-acid transaminase, whose amino-acid sequence MSTAATAKNSQYFIDLEDQYGAHNYHPLPVVLDRGEGVFVWDVEGKKYYDFLSAYSAVNQGHSHPKIVAALVDQAQKLALTSRAFYNSKLGEYEQKITTLFGFDKVLPMNSGAEAVETAVKLARKWSYEVKGISENAAKIIVCENNFHGRTTTIVSFSNDPDANQNYGPFTPGFIKIPYNDTAALEEVLNREAGNIAAFLVEPIQGEAGVYVPDEGFLKNASELCKKHNVLFIADEVQTGIARTGQLIACHHENVQPDILILGKALSGGMYPVSAVLANDNIMSVIKPGQHGSTFGGNPIACAVAVAALDVVADEKLSERAEQLGQLFRAEIEKVIERNSLITKVRGKGLLNAILINDTPDSSTAWNLCLQLKENGLLAKPTHGNIIRLAPPLVITEEQLLDCVKIIEKTITEFH is encoded by the coding sequence ATGTCAACAGCAGCAACAGCAAAAAACTCACAATATTTCATTGACCTTGAAGACCAATATGGAGCGCATAACTATCACCCTCTTCCAGTGGTTCTTGACCGCGGAGAAGGCGTTTTTGTATGGGATGTAGAAGGTAAAAAATATTATGATTTTCTTTCAGCATATTCTGCTGTGAACCAAGGACATTCCCACCCTAAAATTGTAGCAGCTTTAGTAGATCAGGCTCAAAAACTGGCCCTGACATCGAGAGCGTTCTACAATTCAAAATTAGGCGAGTACGAGCAGAAAATTACTACCCTTTTCGGATTTGATAAGGTTCTTCCTATGAATTCCGGGGCTGAAGCCGTAGAAACTGCCGTAAAATTAGCCCGAAAATGGAGCTATGAAGTAAAAGGTATTTCAGAAAATGCAGCTAAAATTATCGTTTGTGAAAATAATTTCCATGGAAGAACAACTACCATTGTTTCTTTCTCGAACGACCCTGATGCCAATCAGAATTACGGTCCTTTCACACCGGGATTCATAAAGATTCCCTACAATGATACTGCAGCATTAGAAGAAGTTTTAAACAGAGAAGCAGGAAATATTGCCGCATTTTTAGTGGAGCCTATCCAGGGTGAAGCAGGGGTATATGTTCCGGACGAAGGTTTCCTGAAAAACGCATCCGAACTTTGTAAAAAACATAATGTGTTGTTCATCGCTGATGAAGTTCAGACCGGAATTGCAAGAACAGGCCAGCTCATCGCTTGCCACCACGAAAATGTACAACCTGATATTCTGATCTTAGGAAAAGCCCTTTCAGGAGGAATGTATCCGGTATCAGCAGTATTAGCCAATGACAATATCATGAGTGTAATCAAACCGGGACAACATGGTTCTACATTCGGAGGAAATCCTATTGCCTGTGCAGTAGCAGTAGCCGCCTTAGATGTGGTTGCTGATGAAAAACTTTCAGAAAGAGCAGAACAGCTGGGACAGCTTTTCAGAGCAGAAATCGAAAAGGTTATTGAAAGAAACAGTCTTATTACCAAAGTAAGAGGAAAAGGTCTTCTGAATGCTATTTTGATCAATGACACTCCGGACAGCTCTACTGCATGGAACCTATGTCTTCAGTTAAAAGAAAACGGTCTTCTTGCAAAGCCTACCCACGGAAATATTATCAGATTGGCACCACCTTTGGTGATTACAGAAGAGCAGCTTTTAGACTGCGTCAAAATCATAGAAAAAACTATCACAGAATTTCATTAA
- a CDS encoding glycosyltransferase family 2 protein — protein MKLSVCYIVLNGERIIEQSINSIHEIADEIIVVDSFSTDKTEEICTGFPKVKFIRKKFHGFGCQKNYTLSEASGEWILFLDSDEVPDEVAINSIKEVLKSSNPSYNVYEIHFNNILLKKTIKHGGWGNVWRERFFKKGHGKYTDDLVHECFITEDKKGKLPGNIDHYTYKSIAHHIEKINNYTQLMAEKKVLNGKSVSLFKIIFSPFYDFTKTYFFKLGFLDGVAGFYISITGAFYTFLKYIKINEIYKFK, from the coding sequence ATGAAGTTATCAGTCTGTTATATTGTTTTAAATGGGGAAAGAATCATTGAGCAAAGTATCAATAGTATTCATGAAATAGCTGACGAGATTATTGTCGTTGATTCTTTTTCCACAGACAAAACTGAAGAAATCTGTACCGGATTTCCGAAGGTAAAATTTATCAGAAAAAAATTTCACGGCTTCGGCTGTCAGAAAAACTATACCCTGTCTGAAGCTTCGGGTGAATGGATTCTGTTCCTGGATTCCGACGAAGTTCCGGACGAAGTTGCTATAAATTCTATTAAAGAAGTTTTAAAAAGCTCTAATCCCTCCTATAACGTATATGAAATTCATTTCAATAATATCCTGTTGAAGAAAACCATTAAGCATGGGGGTTGGGGAAATGTATGGAGAGAAAGGTTTTTCAAAAAAGGTCACGGAAAATACACCGACGACCTGGTACATGAATGCTTTATCACAGAAGATAAAAAAGGAAAACTGCCTGGGAATATTGACCACTACACCTATAAAAGTATCGCCCATCACATTGAGAAAATCAATAATTACACACAGCTGATGGCTGAGAAAAAAGTCTTAAACGGAAAATCGGTATCTCTTTTTAAGATCATCTTTTCTCCTTTTTATGATTTTACGAAGACCTATTTTTTCAAGCTGGGTTTTCTGGATGGTGTTGCCGGTTTTTACATCTCTATCACCGGAGCGTTTTACACTTTTCTGAAATATATAAAGATCAACGAGATTTACAAATTCAAATAA
- a CDS encoding polysaccharide deacetylase family protein: MLRFVKRTLGFSNTESVRILMYHKVLPEKQIPCKDSLTVSVEHLEEQFQYIKSNYNTLFFNDLKTNKQLKHKLILTFDDGYLNNLQYLVPLLEKYMLKATIFIPTGLIPADETDEKREMMTFEEIRSLNPERVEIALHSHSHYNYSQISLQDAADDLQKNIRTLEEKKIPFTKVLAYPYGKFPKKGEQKKEFFSLLEKAGITSAVRIGNNIDYYPWKNKFEIKRIDIKGGDSFEAFKWKLKLGKIKL; encoded by the coding sequence ATGCTCAGATTTGTTAAAAGGACGCTTGGATTTTCAAATACAGAAAGTGTCCGTATCCTCATGTATCATAAAGTTCTGCCGGAGAAACAAATCCCCTGCAAAGATTCCCTGACCGTTTCAGTAGAACATCTGGAAGAACAGTTTCAGTACATTAAAAGTAATTATAACACTTTATTTTTCAATGATCTGAAAACCAACAAACAGCTGAAACACAAGCTCATCCTTACTTTTGATGATGGCTACCTCAACAATCTTCAGTACCTCGTTCCACTATTGGAAAAATACATGCTAAAGGCAACAATCTTTATCCCCACCGGACTTATTCCTGCTGATGAGACTGATGAAAAACGTGAAATGATGACATTTGAAGAGATCAGGTCACTGAACCCCGAACGCGTTGAAATTGCACTGCACAGCCATTCTCATTACAACTATTCGCAGATCTCCCTACAGGATGCAGCCGATGATCTTCAGAAAAACATTCGTACTTTGGAGGAAAAGAAAATTCCATTTACGAAGGTCCTCGCCTATCCGTACGGTAAATTTCCCAAGAAAGGAGAACAGAAAAAAGAATTCTTTTCTCTGCTGGAAAAAGCAGGAATTACCTCTGCGGTACGCATAGGAAACAATATAGATTATTATCCCTGGAAAAATAAATTTGAAATCAAAAGAATTGATATCAAAGGAGGAGACAGTTTTGAAGCTTTTAAATGGAAATTAAAACTTGGAAAAATCAAGCTTTAA
- a CDS encoding glycosyltransferase family 4 protein, with the protein MKKKILIDAERLKYPKSGIANVCVSLIKGLDEKESDFEYAFYGPKKNIPPTKKNFNIIDWKFWQKKISINTQSFSLIHTAHQLSKYFHTVKSGQKKVVTLHDLNFLHDGSPEHKVKKVAKIVQKNIGNADTIVCISEFVKNDFLKNRELFTLKDNVKIEVVYNGLIFPETTEFTSKNNYNFIGRKYILNIGVLFPKKNQEALLDLISKNDRDLVLVTSSAKSAYKEKFLEKIKILGLEKRVHILENVDNNEKYFLLQHCESYCHPSLAEGFGIPPVEAMYFGKPVFLSRLTSLPEIGGDLAFYFDHFSAEEMQYVYASGMQVYGSKTSEYALQLRERAQKFGYLEMAAAYEKIYSEQLN; encoded by the coding sequence CTGACTTTGAGTATGCCTTTTATGGGCCTAAAAAAAATATTCCACCGACGAAAAAAAACTTTAATATTATCGACTGGAAGTTCTGGCAAAAGAAAATTTCTATCAATACCCAATCTTTTTCCCTGATTCATACTGCCCATCAGCTTTCTAAATATTTTCATACCGTGAAAAGTGGCCAGAAAAAGGTTGTGACACTACACGATCTTAATTTTCTCCATGACGGAAGCCCGGAACACAAAGTGAAAAAAGTGGCAAAAATTGTTCAGAAAAATATAGGGAATGCAGATACTATTGTCTGTATTTCAGAATTTGTAAAAAATGATTTCCTGAAGAACAGAGAACTTTTTACTTTAAAAGATAATGTCAAAATAGAAGTGGTTTATAACGGATTGATTTTTCCTGAAACAACAGAGTTTACTTCTAAAAATAACTACAATTTTATCGGAAGAAAATATATCTTGAATATCGGGGTTCTTTTCCCTAAAAAGAATCAGGAGGCGCTGCTGGATCTTATTTCAAAAAATGACAGGGATCTTGTGTTGGTTACCTCCTCTGCAAAGTCTGCCTATAAAGAAAAATTTTTAGAAAAAATAAAAATCCTGGGCCTGGAAAAAAGAGTACATATTCTGGAGAATGTGGATAATAACGAAAAATATTTTCTTCTGCAGCACTGTGAATCGTATTGTCATCCATCATTGGCAGAAGGTTTTGGAATTCCACCTGTGGAAGCTATGTATTTTGGAAAACCGGTCTTCTTAAGCAGACTGACAAGCCTTCCCGAAATTGGCGGAGATCTGGCTTTTTATTTTGATCATTTCTCGGCAGAAGAGATGCAGTATGTCTACGCATCCGGAATGCAGGTTTATGGTTCTAAAACAAGCGAATACGCCTTACAGCTAAGAGAAAGAGCACAGAAGTTCGGTTACCTTGAAATGGCTGCGGCGTATGAAAAAATTTACAGCGAACAGTTGAATTAA